The Amphiura filiformis chromosome 8, Afil_fr2py, whole genome shotgun sequence genomic sequence taagaataagaatatatCCTCTGAAAGTCCATTTTACGTTAAAATTGGCAGACCAATATCTTTAAAACTACTCATTGAACCTCGACAGAACTTGGCACTGAGAAAGAATAATGTATTTGTGAAAAGAACATTTCGTCGAACCTCAGAGGCTCAATGGGTTAAGTTTTCAAATTTATAtcggcaatttgtgcaattttgcaatattcaaaaccgaattaaaaagactagtttgcgtatgaagtCCTGTCAACAAGACCGAAAATACCGTACTGCGCAATTAAGCAACCAATCACGCTGCGCCTTTGTCTTGACgttagacgcaaactagtctttttaattttgtctttgattataatatACTGTTATTATTTGACCTACATGTTAGCTAGCCAGTCGTCAGGAGAGACACTGCCGCAACATTTCAATCCTTCCTGCATTCCATCTACGATAAACTGCGTATCTGGATCATCTGAAATCAAAGTAGTTTCAAAGAATGCAaataatataaactgagctcaaaaagaaacttataattttttacaacttgtgaatcacaaggtcatatcttaaaatactgtcaatcaaaatgaaccaaaattacacacaggattaccttaatactctactcaaaacacatgtcagtaaccaagcagttgttcaactgacacaacagcaaaatgcactgtcatgggacagcttccatAACTTCCTTcgctttcacagcccaacatttggcaccaggacaaaaaaatctgtgagaatgcacacaagatccttgcacagatgataaaacggtgctgctttctgcttttcatacacttttttcatgaaacagggctgggctgtgaacgtcagtcccatgtcagtgcattttgctgttgtgtcagttggataactgcttggttactgacatgtgttaagagtggagtattgaagtaaatatgtgtgtaattttggttcaatttgatggacaggatttcaagatatgaccttgtgaaaaattataagtttctttttaagctcagtttatatatatttttgtatatttcacGATTCGCACATATTTCTTAAACAAAGGGCCTTAGCAAAGgtcaaattagagaataaaggtattgtttttagccctgggtgcatctatcgtctcatataacacgggcgacatcattattttaagtaaaacaacgaggcgaagccgagttgttttacataaaaaataatgatgtcgcccgtgttatatgagacgatagatgcacgacagcaactaaaacaatacctttattctcattcgtaaacacttcaattcaaataaaaatatcatacaaattttaatcaaattaaatctacattttgcaaggaattacctagggcttaaaatcgatcagtctcgttgttgctgtgcgcctccgattggtccaaatagcgagtacccgtatcgcgttgacgcacacgcgctgacccgtgtgatatcgtgtcatatcacacgggtaaagctgggtaagaaccaataagattgcaggaacgttctcaagtgtttaagaatcgtCGATATATCTGGAAGTATGTCTACCCAGCATTTTTATACGCCGGCTGTTAGTGGCTGTTATTGAAGATTGGATTTGGAGATTTCTACAGCCGGAAGAGATGTGTCGTatggttaaataagaaatatccTTAAATTTAGGAATAAAAGAGTCGGAGGACTTGATGCTCTGTGCGTTAACGCTATCCACTCCAGATTTGTTCCTGTCGTAGTAAACGCTCAAACTAACACGCTCAAAGAAACCGCCAAACGGCTCCATGTAATTATCTGAccatccattgggctattccagttgaaatccacactacccctgtggaagattttggcaatatcttccacaaagggagcaTGTTTTATAAACGTCATTGGTCAgggtaaatcattttgaaacccatactccccctgtattatggctttatctatatcttccacaactggagtgagtattttaaatggaagttatccaattgtctattctatttgaaattcatactttgtGGAAAaattaagctaaatcttccacaggggtagtgtggattataatggaatagtccattgtgttCGAATTTAATAGCAAATGAAATTAAacccttacccgggggtaggttAGGCCGTCAAACTTTGAGTGTAGTGGCCTGGGAGGTTGTTGAGGCCCAAGGACATTTTTTCGTACATAGTGCAAAATGAAACCGTTTTTATTTTATTCCGTTTATGATTTCCGTTTTCGTCACATTTTGACTGAAATGACTAAATATCTGCAATTTTCGAGGTTTTGGTCGATTATGACGTCAGTGTGGAGATGTTTGTACTTGTTTTGATATCAATGGAAAGAGAAGACCAATACCTATCCATATGGTACCTATCCATATGGTACCATAGACAAATCGTTCACGAAATCatcaattttttaatttatttatatttatttattagatcttattttgcctggggaaacccaatcagtgtgaacactgtttttcatgggtgcccaggggtcaaacaaaatacatcaaaatggttaacaatttacaagaataataaatattatatattaaaatacattcaaaattacaaaCTCTGGAACTAAAAGACACTTAGGTACAGAtagcaaatatatattaaaaatataaaaatagcattAAGATACAATTCTTTTAAAAGTTCCAAGCTTGGCTGGAAGTGGTGCTTTAGCAGCAGTTGGAAGGTTGTTGAATCCTAAAGCCCCCTATAACTAAATTTTCTACTGTCCGATGTGTTGCGACAGAGAGATAGGACCAAATTTCCCTGAGAACCAGCTCTTGTCCTGTAGCTATGAATGTCAGAAACagtattaaaaatattgcacagatTTGTGGGTAGACTGCCAGTAAGACTTTTGTAAACCATAATATTAAGGTGTTTCAAACGACGATCACAAAGTTTTTCCCAGCTCAGTCTTCCTAATAAGACATCAGTTGGAAAACGACGTGGAAGACCGAGAATAACTTTACCAGCAGTATTTTAAAGTACTTTCAATTTAGACAAAAGAGTATTGTTGGCATTACCCCATACTACATCGCAATAATCAAAGTGTGGAATAATTAAAGATTTGTACAACATGACAAGTGTTTTTGTTGGCAATACATTACGTACCCTTCTTATAAGACCAATACGCTTGTTGAAAGAGTAATTGAAGAGTatgtttatatttttcataaGCACTCATAAGGAATTGGTTGAATTTGAACATATTGTTATTTCTATATTGTGTAGATCtcgtaatagaggttatccgtgttctataagctgcatatcctaccagcgactcctataccttgtttaggactttcaaaagaagaacctacatgtgcaaccatgactatttcaaaatagcccgccaaagtcatgcaggtaactccgaggtcgtgcattgaattagtttgaatgaggaatactacgggaaccagtgccccgggaccagtgccttttgttagaagtcacgcatgagtaaagtggataacctctattcttgTTTGAACCAATTTTCGTATAAAACTTACCGAAATAAGAATCGATGTATCTAAACATCCATACTTCCAAAATTTCCAGCAATTTATCGGAATAGATATACCCAAGAACACCTATGACAATTTCTccaataaatatcaaaatcagAGAGTATGTAAAGAACTTAAGGATGCATGTGTTTTCCCTTAATGCCCCGATGCAGCCACAGAAAGCCAATGAAAATATGATCCCTCCGATGATGATGAAACCAATCATTGGATCCAGAGAAAAGCCAGCATCTTTTGCCAGTTCGTTGACAGTACTAAGGCTTTTGGTTACTAGTCCCCATATTCCAAAACCAAGAATGAAAGCGCCGATAAGCCAGAATGCTAAATTAAGGAAGAATATCgtgtatttcacacaaaaactGATTTCTACTCCTGGTGGTGCTCCTCTTGGTCGCCGGTTGCGAGGGATGACTTTCACTTTAGGTTGTTGCGGCGGAGGCTGATGTGGGTGGTGTTGTGGGTTATACGGGGGCGGTTTGCCTTGCGGAGGGCGTTGCTGTGGCTGATTTGATTGAGGTTGGACTGGTGCCATGCCGTGATTGTCGTATCCTGTAAATTGAAAGAAAGGAACGAATTGTAGTAATCTCAGTTTACTGAGTTTAGGGCtaatcattattatatttacATGATATAAAACAGTTAATTATCAATCATTATTCACAAAACAAGATTAAAACAAAAGCAGTAGCCTACGCATTTGAcctttcttacaaacaaaatagGGAAAGTACTTTTGAAAGCGAAACCAATAGTCCTAGTTATATCTACTAACACAGCCATCGCTCTAACATACTCCCGGTCATCCCCCCGTCTGAATCAGCAGAAAATATATTTATGTTATGTAACCCTATTTCGTCAGCtttctgttatttatttttctgtaacatcaacttttatttttttttaaattgccacCTATCAATTCTTAAATTATGTTAAAATCCTGTTTACCTTCGAATTGCACAATCAAATTATGCACTGAGATTTTGATGCGGCTAATTTATGTACAAGccccacagggggtgtacatcagacgcatcaacatctcagtataaaTGTTTgctatttttacaccaaaattgtcattataaatgttggaaaatgcgaGAAAATATTATAGTAATTTATATCAACCCGAAAGGAAAATGAATCAATCTTACGCGGCGCGAACGCGTTCCAACACAGCGTGTAGTACGCTGAGTGCGCGCTAGTgcaattatacacaatcaatagcACTCCGTGCATTTTgcaacgtttgctctgattgatttattgatttattctcactatctaagagtgtaCGAGTGTGCAAATGTAATTTATCATAACCATTTACTGAATTTTACGTGTATTATACATGTTTGTATA encodes the following:
- the LOC140159201 gene encoding tetraspanin-5-like isoform X2, with the protein product MRGYDNHGMAPVQPQSNQPQQRPPQGKPPPYNPQHHPHQPPPQQPKVKVIPRNRRPRGAPPGVEISFCVKYTIFFLNLAFWLIGAFILGFGIWGLVTKSLSTVNELAKDAGFSLDPMIGFIIIGGIIFSLAFCGCIGALRENTCILKFFTYSLILIFIGEIVIGVLGYIYSDKLLEILEVWMFRYIDSYFDDPDTQFIVDGMQEGLKCCGSVSPDDWLANIYFACDSIATKTQCSVPFSCCKPDEGIENYQCGYGVLALDQELWRDYIHTQGCVEALQYWFIEYAIVLGCVGGVLIILQCVTICLAKSLIADIETVKSYW
- the LOC140159201 gene encoding tetraspanin-5-like isoform X1 — encoded protein: MDLDNQYPYNPDFVDPEVCRYNSLLFRTIDRRGRRRSQQRQDGGYDNHGMAPVQPQSNQPQQRPPQGKPPPYNPQHHPHQPPPQQPKVKVIPRNRRPRGAPPGVEISFCVKYTIFFLNLAFWLIGAFILGFGIWGLVTKSLSTVNELAKDAGFSLDPMIGFIIIGGIIFSLAFCGCIGALRENTCILKFFTYSLILIFIGEIVIGVLGYIYSDKLLEILEVWMFRYIDSYFDDPDTQFIVDGMQEGLKCCGSVSPDDWLANIYFACDSIATKTQCSVPFSCCKPDEGIENYQCGYGVLALDQELWRDYIHTQGCVEALQYWFIEYAIVLGCVGGVLIILQCVTICLAKSLIADIETVKSYW